Proteins co-encoded in one Phycodurus eques isolate BA_2022a chromosome 14, UOR_Pequ_1.1, whole genome shotgun sequence genomic window:
- the LOC133412894 gene encoding protein FAM163A-like, translating to MSAGTIVIAGGILAGVILLCIVAVLCYCRLQYYCCKKNDSEAAPSAPLSDTLPDPLSHFPCDTCDALANDGAAVAPVSLDQLGAVAAPCRACSPYARRAEPQMLNGGERLGFRTYYEKPLPLGYVSPAPPPRPYSTQV from the exons ATGTCAGCGGGAACGATCGTGATAGCAGGAGGAATTCTTGCCGGAGTCATACTGCTGTGCATTGTTGCAGTCCTCTGTTACTGTCGACTACAG TACTACTGCTGTAAGAAGAATGACTCCGAGGCGGCGCCGTCCGCCCCGCTCTCGGACACGCTTCCCGACCCGCTCTCCCACTTCCCGTGCGACACGTGCGACGCGTTGGCCAACGACGGCGCCGCCGTCGCGCCCGTTTCTTTGGACCAGCTGGGCGCCGTCGCCGCCCCGTGCCGCGCCTGCTCGCCGTACGCCCGCCGCGCCGAGCCCCAAATGCTCAACGGGGGCGAGCGTCTGGGCTTCCGCACGTACTACGAGAAGCCGCTACCTTTGGGATACGTGTCCCCGGCCCCGCCGCCCAGGCCCTACAGCACTCAGGTGTGA
- the LOC133413195 gene encoding rab GTPase-activating protein 1-like, which produces MMQEVSVTLSCDAQMVEQMSEEEILACLVAETGPHFPEVPTKKAKLRESRLQLMDDQEEEDPLNKCQIENRRLQQASLRLEQENDNLAHRLITSKVALRNALDKAEDSVEVLTGDLLLTRRQLQATEEEKRGKEEEAAMLKEVLRRELERAEQELKRSSGIIADYKQICSQLTTRLERQQDAHVEEVRSLKSVVKACPRCCHHVAQSEDDGESSARTSHAAPSLPPPRNGSVGVVPEWEQQRLGPTEAQLRRENQEKASVKTQIRQLEKELAQTKLQVVEANCKIQELEHERGILANDLQDAKNNWISKAFTSLRTSTDGGPTWGRGPHGASLSGWKLSWPHKDNRENV; this is translated from the exons ATGATGCAGGAGGTGTCGGTCACCTTGTCCTGCGACGCTCAGATGGTGGAGCAAATGAGCGAGGAGGAGATCCTGGCCTGCCTAGTGGCTGAAACGGGACCCCACTTCCCG GAGGTCCCGACGAAGAAAGCCAAACTGAGAGAAAGCCGCCTTCAACTGATGGACGACCAGGAGGAGGAAGACCCCCTCAACAAATGCCAg ATTGAGAACCGCCGTCTTCAGCAGGCCAGCCTCCGTCTGGAGCAGGAGAACGACAACCTGGCCCACAGGCTCATCACCAGCAAAGTGGCCCTCAGGAACGCCCTGGATAAA GCGGAGGACAGCGTGGAGGTGCTCACCGGCGACCTTTTGCTGACCCGACGTCAACTGCAGGCCACCGAGGAGGAGAAGCgagggaaggaggaggaggcggccaTG TTGAAGGAAGTGTTACGGCGGGAGCTGGAGAGGGCCGAGCAGGAGCTCAAGCGGTCGTCAGGCATCATCGCGGACTACAAACAG ATCTGCTCTCAGCTGACGACTCGTCTGGAGAGGCAGCAGGACGCGCACGTGGAGGAGGTCCGCTCGCTCAAG AGCGTCGTGAAGGCCTGCCCGCGTTGTTGTCATCACGTAGCGCAATCCGAAGACGACGGAGAATCATCAGCTCGCACGTCTCACGCGGCGCCTTCGCTTCCGCCGCCACGTAATGGCAGCGTAGGGGTGGTGCCGGAATGGGAACAGCAGCGCTtgggccccaccgaggcgcaaCTGAGGCGGGAGAACCAGGAGAAGGCTTCCGTCAAGACTCAGATCAGGCAACTGGAGAAAGAGCTGGCCCAGACTAAACTACAGGTGGTGGAGGCCAACTGCAAAATCCAG GAGCTGGAGCACGAGAGGGGCATCCTGGCCAACGACCTCCAGGACGCCAAGAACAACTGGATCAGCAAGGCCTTCACCTCACTGCGCACGTCCACCGACGGAGGCCCGACTTGGGGCCGCGGCCCGCACGGAGCCTCCCTGTCGGGATGGAAGCTGTCGTGGCCGCACAAAGACAACCgagaaaatgtgtga
- the ebi3 gene encoding interleukin-27 subunit beta, whose amino-acid sequence MTNARYWILLALFVASETADLMSDAGTSAEPPVNPNVHCWCANYPNVTFCSWLEPQHSQPLRYIASYSERRQLSISKRCHLTSSSSSSSSSSSSVRLWHCHLPDLKLLTDYILNVTTLSSTGSSSSHLSSFMLEDIVKPDPPVDVKVSPRRARNVLMEWSPPPTWTHLDVAPLKYQILYNWDHKGQAKSVSLGPLESTSVELKGLSPGRKYAFQVCAKDLLGLGQCSLWSSPVTITLPTNKMS is encoded by the exons ATGACGAATGCGCGTTACTGGATTCTCCTCGCGTTGTTCGTGGCGAGCGAAACCGCTGACCTGATGTCGGATGCCGGGACATCAGCCG AGCCTCCGGTCAATCCCAACGTGCATTGCTGGTGTGCAAATTATCCCAACGTCACCTTCTGCTCCTGGCTCGAACCCCAACACTCCCAACCTCTGCGCTACATCGCTTCCTACAG TGAGAGACGCCAGCTGTCAATCAGCAAGAGGTGTCATCTCACCtcgtcctcatcctcatcctcatcatcatcatcatcagtgcgG cttTGGCACTGCCACCTGCCCGACTTGAAGCTGCTGACCGATTACATCCTCAACGTGACCACCTTGTCGTCTACGGGAAGCAGCAGCTCTCACCTCAGCAGCTTCATGCTGGAGGACATCG tgAAACCCGACCCCCCGGTGGACGTCAAGGTGTCCCCCCGCCGTGCCAGGAACGTGTTGATGGAGTGGTCGCCCCCGCCGACGTGGACTCACCTGGACGTGGCGCCCCTCAAGTACCAGATCCTGTACAACTGGGACCACAAGGGTCAAGCCAAGTCTGTCAGT CTGGGACCGTTGGAGAGCACCAGCGTGGAGCTGAAGGGTCTGAGCCCAGGAAGGAAGTACGCGTTTCAGGTGTGCGCGAAGGACCTGCTGGGTCTGGGCCAGTGTAGTCTCTGGAGCTCGCCCGTCACCATCACTTTAcccacaaacaaaatgtcatga
- the odf3l2a gene encoding outer dense fiber protein 3-like protein 2a, translating to LTDLEVDNSLGRVIATLVNNSSRGRLAATERKGRVPKEKEKKSPEEVAKRRPVISAKERGHPGRYALPPTVGYVDHDVTEPGGSAYSFRTRMSSTMISVDSSPGPRYHVGANVTRFGRAAMPSYTMLGRGKRIGSKGDKFQTPGPGTYKPQHANATQAGPGFTDGKRSFVKHICLNVNSYTLPKLLGNQVPDKASGVSYSMSARRPSVDLAQSPGPCGYNSTRPDVYLRRQPSLSMRSRTERPTYPSATPGPGAYRPERSGAHLRRAPSFTMGVRHSEFVTPLVLDFAR from the exons TTAACGGACTTGGAGGTGGACAATAGCTTAGGTCGAGTCATAGCTACGCTCGTGAATAATTCATCAAGGGGGCGACTGGCGGCTACTGAAAGGAAAGGACGAGTCCCgaaagagaaggagaagaagtcACCGGAGGAGGTGGCGAAGAGACGGCCCGTAATCTCTGCTAAAGAAAGAGGTCA CCCGGGACGCTACGCTCTGCCGCCGACGGTGGGCTACGTCGACCACGATGTCACCGAGCCCGGCGGCTCCGCTTACTCCTTCCGCACCCGAATGAGCAGCACCA TGATCTCTGTAGACTCCAGCCCAGGACCGAGATACCACGTCGGCGCTAACGTGACGCGCTTTGGCCGAGCGGCGATGCCCTCTTACACCATGTTGGGCCGAGGGAAGCGCATTGGTAGCAAAG gTGACAAGTTCCAGACACCAGGACCGGGGACCTACAAGCcacaacatgcaaacgccacacaggcggggccgggattt ACAGATGGAAAACGCTCATTTGTGAAACATATTTGCCTTAATGTTAACAGCTACACGCTCCCCAAGCTGCTGGGCAATCAGGTCCCCGACAAGGCGTCCGGTGTCAGCTACAGCATGTCGGCCCGCCGCCCGTCCGTGGACTTGGCCCAGAGCCCCGGGCCCTGCGGGTACAACAGCACCCGCCCGGACGTCTACCTGCGACGCCAGCCCTCCTTGTCCATGCGGAGCCGGACCGAAAGGCCCACCTACCCCTCAGCCACCCCGGGCCCCGGTGCCTATCGCCCGGAGCGTTCGGGGGCGCACCTCCGCAGGGCACCGTCCTTCACGATGGGGGTCCGCCACTCGGAGTTTGTCACGCCGCTTGTGCTGGACTTCGCCCGCTGA
- the crlf1a gene encoding cytokine receptor-like factor 1a isoform X1, with product METCSRILLLLLLLHSAAVLSLSTRNADLHVSKENVFKADSEDVALVYPQDPVLRVGSDLTASCWAHPDGGVHAGSLYWTLNGQRLPASTYRTLSPTNLSVTLSGLNASRQTSGDNLVCHNHKGHILAGSCIYVGMPPEKPLNLTCWSRNTKDLTCSWAPGGKGETSISTQYLLKYKLRWYGKEKECDDYIHAQAYSCSITRDLHLFTPYEIWVEASNQLGRAASDVIALDILDVVTTDPPSGVTVSRVGQLEDQLSVRWEAPPGLKDFLFQAKYQIRYRLEDSQDWKVMDDVGNQTSCRLAGLRPGTVYFVQVRCNPVGIYGSRKAGIWSEWSHPTAASTPHSERTASGSCDPKSSGDSNSTLRRELKQFFGWARKHAYGCSSMSMKHYDQWRVLMQKSHKARNQVLQGDKS from the exons ATGGAAACGTGCTCGCGGATTCTcctgctgctcctgctgctgcaCTCCGCTGCCGTCTTGTCCTTGTCCACAC GTAATGCTGACCTTCATGTGTCAAAAGAAAACGTCTTCAAAGCAGATTCAGAAG ATGTGGCATTGGTCTACCCCCAGGATCCCGTCCTCCGTGTGGGCTCCGACCTGACGGCCAGCTGCTGGGCGCACCCGGACGGCGGCGTCCACGCCGGCTCGCTGTACTGGACGCTTAACGGCCAGAGGCTGCCGGCCTCCACGTACCGAACGCTGAGCCCCACCAACCTCAGCGTGACGCTCAGCGGTCTTAACGCCTCGCGACAGACGTCCGGCGACAATCTGGTGTGCCACAACCACAAGGGACACATCCTGGCCGGCTCCTGCATCTACGTCGGAA TGCCTCCGGAGAAGCCTCTCAATTTGACGTGCTGGTCGCGGAACACCAAAGACCTGACGTGCAGCTGGGCACCGGGAGGGAAGGGGGAGACCAGCATTAGCACCCAGTACTTGCTCAAGTACAAGCTTAG GTGGTACGGCAAGGAGAAGGAGTGCGACGACTACATTCACGCTCAGGCGTACTCGTGCAGCATCACCCGCGACCTGCACCTCTTCACCCCTTACGAGATCTGGGTGGAGGCGTCCAACCAGCTGGGCCGCGCCGCTTCCGACGTCATCGCGCTGGACATTCTAGACGTGG TGACCACGGACCCTCCGTCGGGGGTGACGGTGAGTCGCGTAGGGCAGCTGGAGGACCAGCTGAGCGTCCGCTGGGAGGCCCCGCCGGGGCTCAAGGACTTCCTGTTCCAGGCCAAGTACCAGATCCGCTACAGGCTGGAGGACAGCCAAGACTGGAAG GTGATGGATGACGTGGGCAATCAGACTTCTTGCAGGCTGGCGGGACTCAGACCTGGAACTGTGTATTTTGTGCAG GTCCGATGTAACCCGGTGGGCATCTACGGTTCCCGCAAAGCTGGAATCTGGAGCGAGTGGAGTCATCCCACTGCTGCGTCCACACCGCACAGTG AGCGGACGGCGTCAGGCTCGTGCGACCCGAAGTCGAGCGGCGACTCCAACTCGACGCTGCGGCGCGAGCTGAAGCAGTTCTTCGGCTGGGCGCGCAAACACGCGTACGGCTGCAGCAGCATGTCCATGAAGCACTACGACCAGTGGCGGGTGCTCATGCAGAAGTCGCACAAAGCACGCAACCAG GTTCTCCAAGGGGATAAGTCGTAG
- the crlf1a gene encoding cytokine receptor-like factor 1a isoform X3 has translation METCSRILLLLLLLHSAAVLSLSTHVALVYPQDPVLRVGSDLTASCWAHPDGGVHAGSLYWTLNGQRLPASTYRTLSPTNLSVTLSGLNASRQTSGDNLVCHNHKGHILAGSCIYVGMPPEKPLNLTCWSRNTKDLTCSWAPGGKGETSISTQYLLKYKLRWYGKEKECDDYIHAQAYSCSITRDLHLFTPYEIWVEASNQLGRAASDVIALDILDVVTTDPPSGVTVSRVGQLEDQLSVRWEAPPGLKDFLFQAKYQIRYRLEDSQDWKVMDDVGNQTSCRLAGLRPGTVYFVQVRCNPVGIYGSRKAGIWSEWSHPTAASTPHSERTASGSCDPKSSGDSNSTLRRELKQFFGWARKHAYGCSSMSMKHYDQWRVLMQKSHKARNQVLQGDKS, from the exons ATGGAAACGTGCTCGCGGATTCTcctgctgctcctgctgctgcaCTCCGCTGCCGTCTTGTCCTTGTCCACAC ATGTGGCATTGGTCTACCCCCAGGATCCCGTCCTCCGTGTGGGCTCCGACCTGACGGCCAGCTGCTGGGCGCACCCGGACGGCGGCGTCCACGCCGGCTCGCTGTACTGGACGCTTAACGGCCAGAGGCTGCCGGCCTCCACGTACCGAACGCTGAGCCCCACCAACCTCAGCGTGACGCTCAGCGGTCTTAACGCCTCGCGACAGACGTCCGGCGACAATCTGGTGTGCCACAACCACAAGGGACACATCCTGGCCGGCTCCTGCATCTACGTCGGAA TGCCTCCGGAGAAGCCTCTCAATTTGACGTGCTGGTCGCGGAACACCAAAGACCTGACGTGCAGCTGGGCACCGGGAGGGAAGGGGGAGACCAGCATTAGCACCCAGTACTTGCTCAAGTACAAGCTTAG GTGGTACGGCAAGGAGAAGGAGTGCGACGACTACATTCACGCTCAGGCGTACTCGTGCAGCATCACCCGCGACCTGCACCTCTTCACCCCTTACGAGATCTGGGTGGAGGCGTCCAACCAGCTGGGCCGCGCCGCTTCCGACGTCATCGCGCTGGACATTCTAGACGTGG TGACCACGGACCCTCCGTCGGGGGTGACGGTGAGTCGCGTAGGGCAGCTGGAGGACCAGCTGAGCGTCCGCTGGGAGGCCCCGCCGGGGCTCAAGGACTTCCTGTTCCAGGCCAAGTACCAGATCCGCTACAGGCTGGAGGACAGCCAAGACTGGAAG GTGATGGATGACGTGGGCAATCAGACTTCTTGCAGGCTGGCGGGACTCAGACCTGGAACTGTGTATTTTGTGCAG GTCCGATGTAACCCGGTGGGCATCTACGGTTCCCGCAAAGCTGGAATCTGGAGCGAGTGGAGTCATCCCACTGCTGCGTCCACACCGCACAGTG AGCGGACGGCGTCAGGCTCGTGCGACCCGAAGTCGAGCGGCGACTCCAACTCGACGCTGCGGCGCGAGCTGAAGCAGTTCTTCGGCTGGGCGCGCAAACACGCGTACGGCTGCAGCAGCATGTCCATGAAGCACTACGACCAGTGGCGGGTGCTCATGCAGAAGTCGCACAAAGCACGCAACCAG GTTCTCCAAGGGGATAAGTCGTAG
- the crlf1a gene encoding cytokine receptor-like factor 1a isoform X2, whose amino-acid sequence METCSRILLLLLLLHSAAVLSLSTRNADLHVSKENVFKADSEDVALVYPQDPVLRVGSDLTASCWAHPDGGVHAGSLYWTLNGQRLPASTYRTLSPTNLSVTLSGLNASRQTSGDNLVCHNHKGHILAGSCIYVGMPPEKPLNLTCWSRNTKDLTCSWAPGGKGETSISTQYLLKYKLRWYGKEKECDDYIHAQAYSCSITRDLHLFTPYEIWVEASNQLGRAASDVIALDILDVVTTDPPSGVTVSRVGQLEDQLSVRWEAPPGLKDFLFQAKYQIRYRLEDSQDWKVMDDVGNQTSCRLAGLRPGTVYFVQVRCNPVGIYGSRKAGIWSEWSHPTAASTPHSERTASGSCDPKSSGDSNSTLRRELKQFFGWARKHAYGCSSMSMKHYDQWRVLMQKSHKARNQVGSPRG is encoded by the exons ATGGAAACGTGCTCGCGGATTCTcctgctgctcctgctgctgcaCTCCGCTGCCGTCTTGTCCTTGTCCACAC GTAATGCTGACCTTCATGTGTCAAAAGAAAACGTCTTCAAAGCAGATTCAGAAG ATGTGGCATTGGTCTACCCCCAGGATCCCGTCCTCCGTGTGGGCTCCGACCTGACGGCCAGCTGCTGGGCGCACCCGGACGGCGGCGTCCACGCCGGCTCGCTGTACTGGACGCTTAACGGCCAGAGGCTGCCGGCCTCCACGTACCGAACGCTGAGCCCCACCAACCTCAGCGTGACGCTCAGCGGTCTTAACGCCTCGCGACAGACGTCCGGCGACAATCTGGTGTGCCACAACCACAAGGGACACATCCTGGCCGGCTCCTGCATCTACGTCGGAA TGCCTCCGGAGAAGCCTCTCAATTTGACGTGCTGGTCGCGGAACACCAAAGACCTGACGTGCAGCTGGGCACCGGGAGGGAAGGGGGAGACCAGCATTAGCACCCAGTACTTGCTCAAGTACAAGCTTAG GTGGTACGGCAAGGAGAAGGAGTGCGACGACTACATTCACGCTCAGGCGTACTCGTGCAGCATCACCCGCGACCTGCACCTCTTCACCCCTTACGAGATCTGGGTGGAGGCGTCCAACCAGCTGGGCCGCGCCGCTTCCGACGTCATCGCGCTGGACATTCTAGACGTGG TGACCACGGACCCTCCGTCGGGGGTGACGGTGAGTCGCGTAGGGCAGCTGGAGGACCAGCTGAGCGTCCGCTGGGAGGCCCCGCCGGGGCTCAAGGACTTCCTGTTCCAGGCCAAGTACCAGATCCGCTACAGGCTGGAGGACAGCCAAGACTGGAAG GTGATGGATGACGTGGGCAATCAGACTTCTTGCAGGCTGGCGGGACTCAGACCTGGAACTGTGTATTTTGTGCAG GTCCGATGTAACCCGGTGGGCATCTACGGTTCCCGCAAAGCTGGAATCTGGAGCGAGTGGAGTCATCCCACTGCTGCGTCCACACCGCACAGTG AGCGGACGGCGTCAGGCTCGTGCGACCCGAAGTCGAGCGGCGACTCCAACTCGACGCTGCGGCGCGAGCTGAAGCAGTTCTTCGGCTGGGCGCGCAAACACGCGTACGGCTGCAGCAGCATGTCCATGAAGCACTACGACCAGTGGCGGGTGCTCATGCAGAAGTCGCACAAAGCACGCAACCAGGTAG GTTCTCCAAGGGGATAA